Proteins from one Coleofasciculus chthonoplastes PCC 7420 genomic window:
- the ruvA gene encoding Holliday junction branch migration protein RuvA, with protein MISYLKGTVATIQKGNGNRVTLILEVNQIGYEVQITRQLSQEVQIGSEQVVQVFTHLQIREDQQILYGFASAAERDLFRQLVSVSGIGAQLAIALIDTLGLQNLVQAIVTGNTRTLAKTPGVGSKTAERIALELKTKLSEWRKFAGVETPASATGPSPAILEDVEMTLLALGYETAEITQALNAISQDALLAKNPNAEEWIRRAIAWLSQ; from the coding sequence ATGATTAGTTATCTCAAGGGAACAGTCGCGACGATTCAGAAAGGGAATGGGAATCGAGTTACTCTGATTCTAGAGGTTAACCAAATCGGGTATGAGGTGCAAATTACTCGACAGCTATCCCAAGAGGTTCAGATCGGATCTGAACAAGTGGTACAAGTTTTTACTCACCTGCAAATCCGGGAAGATCAACAAATCCTCTATGGCTTCGCGTCAGCAGCAGAACGGGATTTATTTCGCCAGTTGGTGAGTGTGAGTGGGATTGGTGCCCAATTAGCGATCGCACTTATCGATACCCTAGGACTACAGAATCTGGTTCAGGCGATTGTCACCGGGAATACTCGCACCTTAGCCAAAACTCCAGGAGTGGGTAGCAAAACCGCTGAACGCATCGCCTTGGAACTGAAAACCAAGTTATCTGAATGGCGAAAATTCGCGGGTGTGGAAACTCCAGCCAGTGCAACGGGACCCTCCCCCGCTATTTTAGAAGATGTGGAAATGACCCTACTAGCCCTAGGGTATGAAACCGCCGAAATTACCCAGGCGCTGAACGCGATTAGTCAGGATGCACTGCTGGCGAAAAACCCCAACGCCGAGGAATGGATTCGACGCGCGATCGCATGGTTGAGTCAGTAG
- a CDS encoding DUF3592 domain-containing protein, which produces MDKIITWTLVLIFPITIIIFVLVFNIFTFIEWKTAKEIHDSGITTQATVIELDKSIGLKAPNSYFIKYRYKINESGEDVTTYTKKKQINENLYQRLKPNSQVTISYLLSEPKISDVQGNKVLDRRLIVCFSIDVAFILFILSVLLKVKN; this is translated from the coding sequence ATGGACAAAATAATCACATGGACTTTAGTGTTAATTTTCCCCATTACTATAATTATCTTTGTGTTAGTCTTTAATATATTCACTTTTATAGAATGGAAGACAGCAAAAGAGATTCACGATTCTGGGATCACTACTCAAGCCACAGTGATTGAACTTGACAAAAGTATTGGGCTTAAAGCACCCAATTCTTATTTTATAAAGTACCGCTATAAAATCAATGAATCTGGAGAAGATGTCACCACTTATACAAAAAAGAAGCAAATAAACGAAAACTTATATCAACGTTTGAAACCTAACTCCCAAGTAACAATATCGTATCTGCTCTCTGAGCCAAAGATATCAGATGTTCAAGGCAATAAAGTGCTAGATAGAAGATTGATAGTTTGTTTTTCTATTGATGTAGCTTTTATACTTTTTATATTGTCAGTATTACTAAAGGTTAAAAATTGA